A segment of the uncultured Desulfobulbus sp. genome:
ACGGGGCACATCCGGTGATTTACAGGTCCAGCAGGCGGTGGGCATGGGGCCGGTTTTGGCGTCGGTGGGCGCGCCGGTGCGCAGGGTGTTGATGTTGTCTTCCAGGGCATAGTAATGGCCGCGTGGTTTGTTGTAATCCTTGGAAAATCCGTACCCGGCCCAGAGCACCACCAGTGCGGGATCATCCTTGAGCACGTCGTCGATCTTGTCGCTCTTGCGCGTTTGCATGTAGGTATCATACTGGCGGGGATAGTACTTGCCCCATTCCGAAGAACGGACTTCGCCTTCCTTGATGGTCTGCGGCACCGCCTTGATGGTCTGCTCCTCGGCCTTGTTCTCACGAATGGAGATGGTCAACAGCACCATGGGAATCGTGGCAATGGCACAGAGTGAAAATATTACGGGTGATTTCTTCATGTATCTACTCCTGATAGGTTTCCATTTTTATCCTGGTCGCAACCTTCCCAACATTTCTTCCCGATTCGCCCAACAAAGGAAGTTGCCCTCTGTTCATTGTCGATCTCGTAAAAAATTTCGAGATCGACTCACTTCACCTTCACCGAAAAATTCTGTTGGGTGGCCATCAGGTTGCGCATGGTGCCGTGGGGAAGTCCGCGATGACATTCCCAGCAGCGGCGCCCCATCTGCACGGTGCGGTCCTCGTGCTTGGCGTATTTGGCACTGTTTTCGAGCATCTGCGACACGATCCCCCTGTGGCAGGAGATGCAGTTATCCTGGATCCGCCCTGCGGCATCCGTGCTGATACGCAGGTTGCTTCCGTAGGTTTTGAACGTCATTGCCACACTGTGATGATATCCGTCGCGCGCCTTGGCCAGCATCTTGTTGGCGAAGCTGTCCCTCGGCAGATGGCAATCGACACAGGTGGCCCGGTTGCGATGGGAACTGTGCTGCCAGGTCTCAAAGGCAGTGGTCATGGTATGGCAGTTCACGCATACCTTGGGATCACTGGAAAGATAGGAAAGCATCTGGGATTCGTTGACCAGATTGGCAAACACACCGATCATCACCACAACGGAAAAAATGGCCAGATATTTCATGGGCACCTCCATTTTTCCTCGCAACGATTGCTGTCGCTGCACCGTTCGCGGGCTGCGTATATGCGCCCCCGCCTGCCTCGTCTTCTCAAGAGCATGCCCCTCCTTCTCCTGGTTGTTGATGTATATCAGGGCCCCTGTATCCTCGTTACCGGCCCGTCCTCCTGCCAAACCACACGCATACCCTGCGCAAGGCCTGCACCAAGTCGAATATCCATGCAACTACAGCCCGATGAAGAGCAACGCGCAGTGGTGCGTAACCGTCAGGTATCGCTATCGCGGCCAGATTGCTACCACAAGGTAACACCTTGTCCGTTCCACGATGGGTTGATTATCGGTTATCAGGCGGATCAATTCAAGTACTCACCCAACAATCTTTGTGATGATCTTCTTCTTTTCCCGCCGCGGACAGCATCCAGATGCGCTCCGCCACCCACCGTGGTATTCTCCCCCAAAAACGGCATCCATCGCCAGGCACCAGACGTGAATGGCGAGGAATTGCCCCCTGCCCCAGCATCGAAACCATGCCCCGAGGGAGTATTCCCCTGGGATCGAAAGGAGCCCCATGCCTATGCCTTTTTCCAGCCGCCGCATACGCCGGGAAGCACGGACGGTAGAGACCATGATCCGGCGTTACTGCCGGGACCATCACCACCATGCCTCCGATCTCTGCCGTGAATGCGAGCAGTTGCTGAGCTATGCCCGTAAACGGCTCATGCACTGCCCCTTTCAGGAAGGCAAGACCACCTGCGGCAAATGTCCGGTCCACTGCTATGCGCCCAGCCAGCGTACCCGCATTCGCGAGGTGATGCGCTCTGCCGGACCAAGAATGGCGTTCTCCAATCCTTTCCTAGCCCTGATGCACCTGCTGGACGGTCTGCGCAAACCACGAAAAAGACCCTGACCAGCCCGCTTGACACCACCGGGCAAATCCCGTAGAGTTCCGCTCACTATCGCAGTCAACCTTCCTCTGTTACCAATCAACCTCCCCGGTATGTTCATATGTTTGGAATCGGCCTTCCGGAAATGATCGTCATCTTTGCTGTGGCCCTGATTGTTGTCGGCCCAGATAAGCTCCCCGGCCTGGCAAAGTCCCTTGCCAAAGGGGTCATGGAGATGAAAAAAACCCTGAACCAGCTCAAGGACAGCATCAACGAGGAGAGCGGTGAGCTCGACTCGGTCCAGAAAGAACTGCGCGCCACCGCCGACCAGTTGAAAGAACGGATGATCGATACGGATCCCGCCAACTGGCATCCGGCCCCGGGTCCTGCAAAACAGCCCACCGAGGAGGAGATCATCGACGTTGAGATCGAGGCGGAGGAGGCTGCGGCCCAGCCCGGTGTGACGCAAACGGCAAAGGACCAAGACGAGGCACCTCTGGTGCCTGAGTCGCCGGCCCCGCGCCGCAGCCTGCCGGGCGCAGCCAAGACCGACACCGCCGCTCAGACTGAAAACAAGGCCACAGCCCCATGATGATCGAAGCGCTGGAGCAGTTCCGGCCCCACCATCAGGAGCTCAAGCAGCGGCTGATTCGCTGTTTTATCGCCATTGCCGTGACCAGCACCGTGGCCTATATGTTCAAGGACACCCTTGCCGCCTGGTGCATGCACCCGCTCTATCAGGCCTATCCGCAGCTGGACAAACTGGTCTACACCAAACTGACCGAGGCCTTTCTCAGCTATCTCAAGCTCGCCCTCCTGGTCGGTCTTATCGCTGCTCTGCCGTTCATGCTCTACCAGGTGTGGCTGTTCGTCGCCCCTGGCCTGCTCGACAAGGAAAAACGAACCGTTCGCACCGTTCTCGGCTGGGCGACCGGCCTGTTCACCGGCGGTGCCCTGTTTTCCTACTTTGTCGTTTTGCCGCGGGTGCTCCACTTTTTCATGAGTTACGCCGGGCCGACCCTGCAGCCGCGGCTCAAGCTCGGTCTCTACCTCACCTTTACCGCCCGCATGCTGCTCACCTTCGGCATCGCCTTTGAGATCCCCTTTCTCATGGTCATGGCTAACCGCACTCGCCTGATCAAGGATGGGTATTTCAAGGAAAAACGAGTCTATTTCTACATAGCCATCGTTATCCTCTCCTTTCTGCTCACCACCGGAGAAATAACGGCCACGGTCCTGCTTTCCTTCCCGCTGTTCGCCCTCTACGAGGCAGGGATGATCGCCTGCCGGGTGTTCAACAAACCTGCGGCAGAAGAGAGCGAGCCAACGGTTTCCTGATCAGGCTGGACACCCTCCGCACCCCGCCCGCTTTTTTTCATCCATGCCTATCAGCCGGCCGCACCCGGCCGCGAAATCGCTAAG
Coding sequences within it:
- the nrfH gene encoding cytochrome c nitrite reductase small subunit, which codes for MKYLAIFSVVVMIGVFANLVNESQMLSYLSSDPKVCVNCHTMTTAFETWQHSSHRNRATCVDCHLPRDSFANKMLAKARDGYHHSVAMTFKTYGSNLRISTDAAGRIQDNCISCHRGIVSQMLENSAKYAKHEDRTVQMGRRCWECHRGLPHGTMRNLMATQQNFSVKVK
- a CDS encoding nitrous oxide-stimulated promoter family protein is translated as MPFSSRRIRREARTVETMIRRYCRDHHHHASDLCRECEQLLSYARKRLMHCPFQEGKTTCGKCPVHCYAPSQRTRIREVMRSAGPRMAFSNPFLALMHLLDGLRKPRKRP
- a CDS encoding twin-arginine translocase TatA/TatE family subunit, with translation MFGIGLPEMIVIFAVALIVVGPDKLPGLAKSLAKGVMEMKKTLNQLKDSINEESGELDSVQKELRATADQLKERMIDTDPANWHPAPGPAKQPTEEEIIDVEIEAEEAAAQPGVTQTAKDQDEAPLVPESPAPRRSLPGAAKTDTAAQTENKATAP
- the tatC gene encoding twin-arginine translocase subunit TatC yields the protein MMIEALEQFRPHHQELKQRLIRCFIAIAVTSTVAYMFKDTLAAWCMHPLYQAYPQLDKLVYTKLTEAFLSYLKLALLVGLIAALPFMLYQVWLFVAPGLLDKEKRTVRTVLGWATGLFTGGALFSYFVVLPRVLHFFMSYAGPTLQPRLKLGLYLTFTARMLLTFGIAFEIPFLMVMANRTRLIKDGYFKEKRVYFYIAIVILSFLLTTGEITATVLLSFPLFALYEAGMIACRVFNKPAAEESEPTVS